Part of the Oncorhynchus masou masou isolate Uvic2021 chromosome 18, UVic_Omas_1.1, whole genome shotgun sequence genome, GTACACatgccccctctcctctgtgtccttcTGTGCCGTCCTCCCGACCCCACCCAAAGTCTTTGGCTTTTTGTTTAAACACCCAGCTGCAGATATGTACCAATGTTACCTGTTCCAGAACTAGACATTTGTGAGTACAGGGAAATAATTCAGTCTTGATTTCAGGGCACATCACTAAAAGCATCTATGGGTTGTAGATTGCAGATGTCTTATCTTCTTTATTTCCTTGCTCCTCTCCCCAGTATTACCTGCTGGTGTTCATTATCGCAGATGCGTTTCGTAGAGAGAGGAGTCTCAGAGGAGAACGGCTACATCTGACTGGAGGCGCTGAGTCACAAGATTAGATTAAAGAGACTTAGTCGGTTTAAAACTAATAACAGTTTTGTAGTTTGTGTCAACTGCTTGTTTTTATACGGTGTATTTTACAATTCAATATTTTCTACTTCATTTctgtacctttaaaaaaaataaagttcTGCAGAGGGAGAATGTAGAGCTGCGGATGAGACTCAATGCATCAGGAGATGTGAGTGAGGAAGcagtaggcctacacacacacacacacacacacacacacacacacacacacacacacacacacacagtcttgtacagctaaccttgtttggacacacaattcagtcccattcaaagtCGTATtttccctaacctctaaacctaatcctaacccgtacttttccctaaccttaacccaaaatcctaaccctaaccctaaccctagccctagctcctaaccctaaacctaattctaacccgtacttttcccctaaccctaaccttaatccaaaatcctaaccctaaccctagccctagctcctaaccctaaacctaattctaaccctaaccctagccctagctcctaaccctaaacctaattctaaccctaaccttaatccaaaatcctaaccctagccctagctcctaaacctaattctaaccctaacactaattctaaccttaaccttaaaccccctagaaaaagcatttgaccttgtggggacaaaCAAAATGTCCCaaaatgtgtgtttgtttcctaTTCTTGTGGGGATTTCCCCATAAGAACAACAATACAGCCATGCATTCATCACACCAAACTGAAATCTGTTGAAAAACCTTTTCTTAATTTCACTCATTTCCAGTAACATTTCTCCTCAGTGATGACACAGCCCCTTTACTGAGAACACAGGAACTGAACATGACATACACATGAAGAGGAGTGGACTATAATGCTTAAGGTGTCCTTTGTTTGACAAATAAGGAAAAAAATGGCAATGTAAATGTTTGTCCCTGTTGAGATGCCGTAGCcagtacacttcctcaaaatagtatGAAGTAAAACAACTCAAGAAATATGTAATTCATTTAGACCTTTTGTCTAGGAGATCTTTGTGGCAATTATTTTTTACATCTAACCAAGATGTTGGTGCAGTATTTGCATGGAAACTAGTTGTCTGTCATTGAAAGACAACAAGCACTTCATTCAGGGattcctactgttgaccaatcaccagtGAAGGGGGGTAGACTTTGGTAACTGAACTTTGACAAACCTGAAGATAACAAAATGTGTGTCAACAGCTGAAAAAAACACTGCCGAACACCAAAATGTCACAAAATTCCAAAGCATACAGTGGAAACAGTTCGCACAAACTGTTTCGACTGGGAAGCACATGGTAAGCTTTTACAGCATGCTTCCCAGTTGAAACAGTAAGGTTTACCTTGTGCTTCCCAGTGTTTTGAGGAAGTTTACTTGTTGCTATTTCGTCTCAAGATGGGCAAACAGTAATGCCGCTTTTTCTTCGTTTTTCAAGCTAATGTATTTTAAGGGAGTATAAGAGCGCAGATGTTCACTTCGCCTAGCCGAGTTCTGCAAGAAGGAAACCAAACCTAGTATGGTGAAACCTTTATGCAACACACATGTTGAAGATGTACCACATGACTCTAACTATAATGTctgaataaaacagtaaatacgAGTTGGATACTTTATGTGTGGTCTTTAATATACTTTATTTTCCAAGGATCATGCACTTTCTCTACATTTAGTCTATGGATAtacatcacaggaggctgctgtgGGGAAAACAGCTCACAATAACATACAGAAGGGAACAAATGGAATGCATTTGATGCCACTCCacctattccactccagccattaccacgagcctgttctcCCAATTAAGGTGCCTCGACCTCCTGTgatattcagtaccagtcaaaagtttggacacacctactcattcaagggtttttctttagttttactattttctacattgtagaataatagagaagacctcaaaactatgaaataacacatatggaataatgtagtaaccaaacaagtttTAAACAGcttaaaatatattatatatttgacattcctcaaatagccaccctttgcctttgacaggtttgcacactcttaataaactaaagaaaaacccttgaatgagtaggtgttctaaaacctttgaccggttGTGTACATTACTTTATTTCAATATTATTTTTATGTAGGGATGTGCAAAACGGAAACTTCGCAAACTTCTTCCAAAATAAAAACCTGTAGGCGTAAATCCTGGTTTGCACTGTACCTTTAAGAAGATTTTCAAGCGCCAACTAGAATTAAACCGATTGCAAGCCCATTAACAACCGGGGTGTAagcattagtccaaacagtttcAGAAAGTTCCGTTTTGTAACTAAaactattggacaaattcaggtagctCCCGCCCCGTTtagtttgcttccgtttaagaaacgtgaAACGTTTTGCAACATAATCTGCGGAATGAGTACACCCCTGCACAAGAACGAACTGCAAAGTGAGTGTcacgagctgctggcaaaacaacACGATCAATGACTTGATAGCCTTGCCTGAATGTTCTTAGAAATACCGTCAACCAAATATATAAAGGTAGGACAACTATTATGTCTGAAGACGCAAGCCTAGTGCAGGTTGTGCACCTTGGTAAACGTTgacagctagctagttaactttgcttgctagctaacagCTCGATAGCTAAGGTAGCTAGCTACTTACCTTACGTAACTTTACCGCTAGCAAGATAGCTCAAACATTCTCGACCGCAGTGGCACTAAGCTTGCTGTTGTTATTGTGCTTTGATTGGACTAAGTAACTGATAGTTGTGTTGGACATAATACGTTACTAGCcaatgtgtagctagctagctattgtaTTGTGACAGTGTTCATAGctatgtttttacatttttatggTCATTGTTCATGTCTATCCACATACTTCCACGTTTGACATTAAGAGGCCACGCCCTAAGCCATTTATTCAGATTGCCATATCTGtgctacagggtatagtagtagtgcCTGGGACATTATGTGCTTTGAGGCCTGGCGTACTGGCCAACGTCTGGAAATCCCAGACCTACTGTAGGGCAACACAACTGGAACGTTGTTtacattgtgggaggcaacccATCTGCAGTAGGCTAATAATTTGAAATACAATTGCCAAACGTTGATTATTAGCCAAAATATGTCCTGCCCTTTACTCAACTTTTATTTTTGCTGTGCCCTAGGGTCTGTCCTTTGAAAAAAGGCTGGCTTGATTATCTGCCAGCCAGCTCATGGGCACTCAATGGTCCCGAAGCGAAAGCGACAGCAGTCTTCTGCTTGTCCCGGAGGTTGGGACAGGGTGGCAGACgggggatgatgatgatgactcgCTGGATGGactggacagacaggaggacattgCTCGGTTCCCTTATGTAGAGTTTACTGGCAGGGACAGTATTACCTGTCCAACATGCCAAGGCACTGGCCACATCCCCTCAGGTGAGGCATTTCCTGTCTGGATTCCTGTCCTGCTGTGCATTGATTGCTGTACTGCTGTGGTAGGGATCATTTTGATGGTGTTCTCCCATTTGACTTGTCCCTCTTCTGTGGTCATTGTCTTTCAGAGCAGGTCAATGAGCTTGTGGCTCTGGTTCCCTACAACGACCAGAGACTCCGGCCCCAGAGAACGTacgttttacagctaacccattTTTCTCACCAGCTTATATCTGGATcggtcacatacagttgaagtcggaagtttacatacaattaggttggagtcattaaaactcatttttcaaccactccacaaatttcttgttaacaaactatagtttgggcaagttggttaggacatctactttatgcatgtcACAAggaattttttcaacaattgtttagacagataatttcactgcatcacaattccagtgggtcagaagttgactgtgccttttaaacagcttgcaaaattccagaaaatgagggcatggctttagaagcttctgataagctaattgacatcatttgaatcaattggagttgtacttatggatatatttcaaggcctaccttcaaactcagtgcatatttgcttgacatcatagggatctcagccaagacctcagaaaacaaattgtagaccttcacaagtctggttcatcattgggagcaatttccaaacgcctgaaggtaccaagttcatctgtacaaacgatagtacgcaagtataaacaccatgggaccacgcagccgtcgtaccgctcaggaaggagacgtgttctctctcctagagatgaacgtgctttgttgcgaaaagtgcaaatcaatctcagaacaacagcaaaggaccttgtgaaaatgctggaggaaactggtacaaagtatctatatccacagtaaaacgagtcctatattgacataacctgaatggccgctcagcaaggaagaagccattgctccaaaactgccataaaaaaaggcaCACTacaatttgcaactgcacatggggacaaagatcgtactttttggagaaatgtcctctggtctgttgaaacaacaatagaactgtttggccataatgaccgttatgtttggaggaaaaagagggaggcttgcaagtcgaagaatcccaaccgtgaagcacaggggtggcagcatgttgtggaggtggctttgctgcaggagggactggtgcacttcacaaaatagatgacatcatgaggcaggaaaaatgatgtggatatattgaagcaacatcgcaagacatcagtcaggaagttaaagcttggtcgcaaatgggtcttccagatggacaatgatcccaagcatacttccaaggttgTGACAAAaggtcttaaggacaacaaagtcaaggtattggagtggccatcacaaagtcctgacctcaaccctgtagaacatttgtgggcagaactgaaaaagcctgtgcgagcaagaaggcctacaaacctgactcggttacaccagcttggtcaggaggaatgagccacaattcacctaacttattgtgggaagcttgtggaaggttactcaaaacgtttgacccaagttaaacaatttgaaggcaatgctgccaaatattaattgagtctatgtaaacttctgactcactgggaatgtgatgcaagaactaaaagctgaaataaatcattctctgctattattctgacttttcacattcttaaaataaagtggtgatcctaactaaccttaagtcgggatttttactaggattaaatgtcagaaattgtgaaactgagtttaaatgtatttggctaaggtgtatgtaaactttgacttcaactgtacataactGTCACATTCTGTCATTTTTAGTTGGTTCACAGTTTGTTTTTTGGGTAACATTGATTGTCAAAGTAAACAGTAAGTGCTATGTTTGACAGGAAGCTGTATGTGGTCCTCTCGGCGGTGCTATGTCTCCTGGCTTCCTCGCTGGTGGTCTTCTTCCTCTTTCCTCGCTCTGTCATGGTGGAGGATGATGGGATACGCTCTGTCACCGTGCAGTTTGATCACATCAACACTAAAGTCCTCATAAACATGACAGTAAGTCAGTAAATCGCGTGAAGATGTACTCTGTTAGTTGGAGATAAGATGGTCATTTGACTGTGCCTGCTGTTTATGGTGTGTTCTGCTGACTGTTCATTTTCCCTGGTCCTATTTGTCAGAGCTCCTTGAACTTCACCAACTCAAACTTCTTCACAGTGATGGTGGATAGTCTAAGCTGCCAGGTTCTCTATATGAAAACAGTCATAGGCACCATGCAGCTAGATAACGTCATCACCATCCAGCCCCTGAGCCAGACACAGGTAGGGCCTGCTGCAGTCTTAGATGCAGTGAACCATCACTTGGGACACATTCACTCCATGTTACATGTAGTTTAATGATTGACTTGTATACATTACTTGCTTTAAATATACATATTGTTTGCATTTCCTGACTAAAATTTCATTTGACTTTTGGTCTTGACTATTTTAAaacttctctttttttttttttactacaggTGAACTTCACAGTCAGCGTTCAGATCAGTGGAAGCACCTCCTATGTTTAGTAAGTTAAAGGGACCTGTAAAGACCTGTATTTAGTTGTTTTTGTTTCAAGTTCTGTAATTGTTAATATatcatgttatttgtcacatgcgctgaatacaagcccttaaaacctcttaaggatctacCCCTTTAAAATAAGATAAAAAAAtccctaaaatgacatacccaattctaactgcctgtagctcaggatatgcatattcttggtaccatttgaaaggaaactttgcagtttgtggaaatgtgaaaggaatgtcggagaatataacacaatagagcTGGTAAAAGAAAGAGaactgttcttttgtatttttgtaacatctttgaaatgcaagagaggccataatgtattattccaagATTTTGTCCACTAGAATGCAGCAGTGTATGTGCTTTTTTTGTGTGACTGATCctatgaaccattgcatttctgttcaaaatgttgtatcaagactgcccaaatgtgtgTAATTTgtttaataacttttcaagttcaaaattgtgcactcctCAAATATTAGCATGgtatatttcactgtaataactactgtaaattgggcagtgcagttagattaacaagaatttaagcctTCTGCCAATATCCGATATgtctgtcctgggaaatgtttttgttacttacaacctcatccttatcgcattagcctacattagctcatcCATCCCATGGatgggacaccgatcccgaataAGTTtttaattaaccaacaatgcagttttaagaaaagagTTAatcaaatatttactaaatataaACGAAAGAAAAAAGTatcacaataacgaggctatatacagggtgtactggtactgagtaaatgtgtaggggtacaggttagttgaggtaatttgcaCATGAAGGTAGGGGTGAAGTTCTATTTGTGATTGTGAGGAGGTCCTAACCGCTCTTTCCACCCTCCAGTGCCTTCTGCACCATGGCAAGCATCAAGGTTCACAATATCTTGGTTATCATGCAGTAAGTATATCCTACCTCATAATTGTGAAACCGTATCACTTCAATCTCTACCTCTTGCCATTTTGTCTTAAATGTCAAAGTTTTTAATCATAACTGTGTTCTTCGTTCCCAGGACATCTGTGAAAACCTCCTACATGATGCGCACGGCCCAGAATACCCTGGAAGCCTATCGCTACATTGACTGTGGTTCAAACTCCACGGTTCACCAGCCCCCACGCCGACTGTGGCAGTAACCCTCCCTCACCACTAAAATCACCACCAGCCAGTGGTGAGGCCAAGAGTCCAGCAGCAAGGGACAGAGGGACCAAGATGCTGGGAGCCAGGTGACAAGAACCAGGGAATATTTCCAAGCATTTGTTTTGACTTCAGGATCAATAGGTTTGATTTACTTGCCTTCATAAATGCAACAAACACCAGCTCTTCAGTCAATTATATTTAGCTGTTGTGCATTTTCCTGAAATTCAAGGCATGACTAATTTACATCCTGTTGAATCCGCAACAATCTTGACTTTAGGAGGGAATTAGTTGTCCTTTTGCTTGAGCACAGTTACCGGTGTTACTACTG contains:
- the tmem106c gene encoding transmembrane protein 106C yields the protein MGTQWSRSESDSSLLLVPEVGTGWQTGDDDDDSLDGLDRQEDIARFPYVEFTGRDSITCPTCQGTGHIPSEQVNELVALVPYNDQRLRPQRTKLYVVLSAVLCLLASSLVVFFLFPRSVMVEDDGIRSVTVQFDHINTKVLINMTSSLNFTNSNFFTVMVDSLSCQVLYMKTVIGTMQLDNVITIQPLSQTQVNFTVSVQISGSTSYVYAFCTMASIKVHNILVIMQTSVKTSYMMRTAQNTLEAYRYIDCGSNSTVHQPPRRLWQ